The Onychomys torridus chromosome 2, mOncTor1.1, whole genome shotgun sequence sequence TCTCCACGGTCTTCTTAGGGGAAGAGAAAAGTCCTGATTAACTTTTGATTCTGAGAAATGCATAGGAGGACTGAGATTGACTTGAACCAGAGGTCTTTGTTAGAATCTGTGTTTATGCCCTTCATCATTGGAATAGCTCTTTTCTCATTAAGAAAAACACtgagctgggtttttgttgttgttgttgttgtttgtttgtttttttaaaccttacTGGTCTTGTCTTCGGATCCATGATTCCTCTATCTGCTGTGGGGAGGACTAAGCAAATAAAAGCTAAAACCTGCTTgtctctgcatcagcctccccTAGTTCTTCATTCTCCTCCAGGCAGAAAGATGGTGGGGCCATAGCAAAGGTGTATTTCAGATACTGAGCTATTTCTTGAGACAACAACCTGACATAGAAGTTAGGTGAGGCAGTGAAGCACCAGGGGATGCCCAGATCTGCCCTCTTAACTGTGGCTATGTTCTCAGCAGCACTGCACTGAGGGACCTCTCTCTTCACCTCTTCTTCACTCCTCTCCcgatctctgtttcttttctggtccttaTCTGGCCTATCATAGTAAGAGGTCAGTATGTTTTCCACACTTGGATAATCTCATTCAAGAATTTTTGTCAATGGACAAGTCATAAGAAGCCCTTCCATTTTAGGGCTTGTTGACGTCACCAAGCAGGCGATAAATATCTGTTGATATAATTGGATGTGAGATGCAGTGTTGAAATAGCAGAACTCTGTCCCTCGCTCCTTGGCAGGGCCCTATGATTTatgcaggagcagaggcagcacGCAATCGAGCTGTCAAGAGAGCGTCAGCTTATTAGGCAAATGCTGCGTGCTTTCTGAAGAGGGTCGACGTTATAAAATCTCACTCCAGGCTCTGGTGTGGAGAAACTCAGAGCTCAAGTACGTTGAGAGactgaagagaaagggaagaggcaaagaaagaagagaggcgAAGAGGAAGGGATCCTGCAAGAGACATCCTCAGAGAGGTCCCTTTGCAGAGGCAGCAGCAGCCACTTGCCAAGGGAGGAGAAGGTAGGCAGCGCCTAGACGGGCGCCACCAACTTTGTGCTGCTTGTGCGGgagtgcctgtgcctgtgtgtgcatgtgtgtgtgtcgcCAACTGTGCCTTAAAATTCCAGCGGCTGTGGTGATGTGGTAAAAAGCAAAGTTAGACGGCTGCTCATCTTTATCCACCCAATCTACCACTTACCGATCACAGTCTGTGTAAAGAATGGCTCCCCCATCGCGTCCCATGTCCATCCCGACCCCCAAGCAAAGGGAGCAAGGgcaggcacagagacagagaggagcagTTCTCAATTTGGAAGAAAAGGCTGTCCGAAGGGGGGCGATCAGGGCGGGCGATAGCTTAAACCTGTGGCACTTCTTCGGGTTCAGGGAAGTCTGTTTTGAGAACACGTTTGGGAGATCCTTAGGAAGAGGAGTCAGGGGTTGTCCCTTCTAGGTCTCCAAAGACGAGTCACCTGCTGGCTAGCAGATGAGCCTTACGGGCACTTGGCTTCAGCACCGCGGACAGTGCCAACGGTGCCCAGAGCCGGGCTTGTCTGTGGATGTCAGATGGGAAGCTTGAGTGCGCCTCCCAGCTGAGCTAAACTCTAACcagtcctccctctcttccccacctTCTCTCTTCCGCCCTCCTCCACCTCTGTGCTGCAGCGAGCGCCCCTAACATGCGGCTGCGACTGCTGGTGTCCGCGAGCATCCTGCTGATGGCTCTGTCGCCCAGCCCTCCGTGCAGGGCCCAGCTGAGCAGGGGACCCGTCCCAGGCGCTCCGCGGTCCCCGCAGCCCCTGAATTTCCTGCAGCCAGAGGAGCCCCAGCAGCCTCAGCCGGTTCTGATCCGCATGGGAGAAGAATACTTCCTCCGCCTGGGGAACCTCAACAGGGGCCCCACTGCTCGGCTGTCGCCCGTCTCCTCGCCCCTCTCCGCGGGTCGCGACAGCCGCCCCTCGCAGGAACAGGGAGCCGCTAACTTTTTCCGCGTgttgctgcagcagcagcagcagcagcagcagcagcagcagcagcagcagcagcagcagcagcagcagcagcagcagcagatgccTCAGCGCTCGCTCGACAGCCGCGCGGGGCCGGAGGAGCGCGGCGCCGAGGACACCCTCGGCGGCCACCAGGGGGCGCGGGAGAGGGTGAAGCGGGCCGAGGAGCCGCCCATCTCTCTGGATCTCACCTTCCACCTTCTGCGCGAAGTCTTGGAAATGGCCAAGGCAGAGCGGTTAGCGGAGCAAGCTCACGCCAACAGGAAACTGATGGAGATTGTTGGGAAATGAAACGGTGCGTTTGGCCAAGGCGATTCTGCATTTAGCGCAACAGTGAAAGCAAAAAGTTTAAAACAGTATTCTGTACCACATCGCAGCTctgatatcatttatttatttttatatagcttGAAGCATAGACTATGTACAGGGAGAGAGcctatataattattatttagtTAGCATGCACAAAGTGTATTTCTGTGCAGTAGCAAAACAGTGTGATTTGAATTGCCCGTGCTTAGTTTTCCGTGTGCAAGTAAGTGTCTTTATAGCTATATCTTAAAGAAAACGTGGACCCAAGGAAGAAGGTTTTTTGAAAAGCATATGGAAGtcactggttgtttttttttttcccttgggggGGAGGTCACAGCAGAAAAGAATTCATTCTCAAGGGGTGGCCAGGATGAGATGTGCAAGGTCTTCGAATCAACTTTTTCTTGTAAACGTTTCAATAATAAAACATCTGTCCAATCCTTGGTCAATT is a genomic window containing:
- the Crh gene encoding corticoliberin, which produces MRLRLLVSASILLMALSPSPPCRAQLSRGPVPGAPRSPQPLNFLQPEEPQQPQPVLIRMGEEYFLRLGNLNRGPTARLSPVSSPLSAGRDSRPSQEQGAANFFRVLLQQQQQQQQQQQQQQQQQQQQQQQQMPQRSLDSRAGPEERGAEDTLGGHQGARERVKRAEEPPISLDLTFHLLREVLEMAKAERLAEQAHANRKLMEIVGK